Within the Miscanthus floridulus cultivar M001 chromosome 2, ASM1932011v1, whole genome shotgun sequence genome, the region NNNNNNNNNNNNNNNNNNNNNNNNNNNNNNNNNNNNNNNNNNNNNNNNNNNNNNNNNNNNNNNNNNNNNNNNNNNNNNNNNNNNNNNNNNNNNNNNNNNNNNNNNNNNNNNNNNNNNNNNNNNNNNNNNNNNNNNNNNNNNNNNNNNNNNNNNNNNNNNNNNNNNNNNNNNNNNNNNNNNNNNNNNNNNNNNNNNNNNNNNNNNNNNNNNNNNNNNNNNNNNNNNNNNNNNNNNNNNNNNNNNNNNNNNNNNNNNNNNNNNNNNNNNNNNNNNNNNNNNNNNNNNNNNNNNNNNNNNNNNNNNNNNNNNNNNNNNNNNNNNNNNNNNNNNNNNNNNNNNNNNNNNNNNNNNNNNNNNNNNNNNNNNNNNNNNNNNNNNNNNNNNNNNNNNNNNNNNNNNNNNNNNNNNNNNNNNNNNNNNNNNNNNNNNNNNNNNNNNNNNNNNNNNNNNNNNNNNNNNNNNNNNNNNNNNNNNNNNNNNNNNNNNNNNNNNNNNNNNNNNNNNNNNNNNNNNNNNNNNNNNNNNNNNNNNNNNNNNNNNNNNNNNNNNNNNNNNNNNNNNNNNNNNNNNNNNNNNNNNNNNNNNNNNNNNNNNNNNNNNNNNNNNNNNNNNNNNNNNNNNNNNNNNNNNNNNNNNNNNNNNNNNNNNNNNNNNNNNNNNNNNNNNNNNNNNNNNNNNNNNNNNNNNNNNNNNNNNNNNNNNNNNNNNNNNNNNNNNNNNNNNNNNNNNNNNNNNNNNNNNNNNNNNNNNNNNNNNNNNNNNNNNNNNNNNNNNNNNNNNNNNNNNNNNNNNNNNNNNNNNNNNNNNNNNNNNNNNNNNNNNNNNNNNNNNNNNNNNNNNNNNNNNNNNNNNNNNNNNNNNNNNNNNNNNNNNNNNNNNNNNNNNNNNNNNNNNNNNNNNNNNNNNNNNNNNNNNNNNNNNNNNNNNNNNNNNNNNNNNNNNNNNNNNNNNNNNNNNNNNNNNNNNNNNNNNNNNNNNNNNNNNNNNNNNNNNNNNNNNNNNNNNNNNNNNNNNNNNNNNNNNNNNNNNNNNNNNNNNNNNNNNNNNNNNNNNNNNNNNNNNNNNNNNNNNNNNNNNNNNNNNNNNNNNNNNNNNNNNNNNNNNNNNNNNNNNNNNNNNNNNNNNNNNNNNNNNNNNNNNNNNNNNNNNNNNNNNNNNNNNNNNNNNNNNNNNNNNNNNNNNNNNNNNNNNNNNNNNNNNNNNNNNNNNNNNNNNNNNNNNNNNNNNNNNNNNNNNNNNNNNNNNNNNNNNNNNNNNNNNNNNNNNNNNNNNNNNNNNNNNNNNNNNNNNNNNNNNNNNNNNNNNNNNNNNNNNNNNNNNNNNNNNNNNNNNNNNNNNNNNNNNNNNNNNNNNNNNNNNNNNNNNNNNNNNNNNNNNNNNNNNNNNNNNNNNNNNNNNNNNNNNNNNNNNNNNNNNNNNNNNNNNNNNNNNNNNNNNNNNNNNNNNNNNNNNNNNNNNNNNNNNNNNNNNNNNNNNNNNNNNNNNNNNNNNNNNNNNNNNNNNNNNNNNNNNNNNNNNNNNNNNNNNNNNNNNNNNNNNNNNNNNNNNNNNNNNNNNNNNNNNNNNNNNNNNNNNNNNNNNNNNNNNNNNNNNNNNNNNNNNNNNNNNNNNNNNNNNNNNNNNNNNNNNNNNNNNNNNNNNNNNNNNNNNNNNNNNNNNNNNNNNNNNNNNNNNNNNNNNNNNNNNNNNNNNNNNNNNNNNNNNNNNNNNNNNNNNNNNNNNNNNNNNNNNNNNNNNNNNNNNNNNNNNNNNNNNNNNNNNNNNNNNNNNNNNNNNNNNNNNNNNNNNNNNNNNNNNNNNNNNNNNNNNNNNNNNNNNNNNNNNNNNNNNNNNNNNNNNNNNNNNNNNNNNNNNNNNNNNNNNNNNNNNNNNNNNNNNNNNNNNNNNNNNNNNNNNNNNNNNNNNNNNNNNNNNNNNNNNNNNNNNNNNNNNNNNNNNNNNNNNNNNNNNNNNNNNNNNNNNNNNNNNNNNNNNNNNNNNNNNNNNNNNNNNNNNNNNNNNNNNNNNNNNNNNNNNNNNNNNNNNNNNNNNNNNNNNNNNNNNNNNNNNNNNNNNNNNNNNNNNNNNNNNNNNNNNNNNNNNNNNNNNNNNNNNNNNNNNNNNNNNNNNNNNNNNNNNNNNNNNNNNNNNNNNNNNNNNNNNNNNNNNNNNNNNNNNNNNNNNNNNNNNNNNNNNNNNNNNNNNNNNNNNNNNNNNNNNNNNNNNNNNNNNNNNNNNNNNNNNNNNNNNNNNNNNNNNNNNNNNNNNNNNNNNNNNNNNNNNNNNNNNNNNNNNNNNNNNNNNNNNNNNNNNNNNNNNNNNNNNNNNNNNNNNNNNNNNNNNNNNNNNNNNNNNNNNNNNNNNNNNNNNNNNNNNNNNNNNNNNNNNNNNNNNNNNNNNNNNNNNNNNNNNNNNNNNNNNNNNNNNNNNNNNNNNNNNNNNNNNNNNNNNNNNNNNNNNNNNNNNNNNNNNNNNNNNNNNNNNNNNNNNNNNNNNNNNNNNNNNNNNNNNNNNNNNNNNNNNNNNNNNNNNNNNNNNNNNNNNNNNNNNNNNNNNNNNNNNNNNNNNNNNNNNNNNNNNNNNNNNNNNNNNNNNNNNNNNNNNNNNNNNNNNNNNNNNNNNNNNNNNNNNNNNNNNNNNNNNNNNNNNNNNNNNNNNNNNNNNNNNNNNNNNNNNNNNNNNNNNNNNNNNNNNNNNNNNNNNNNNNNNNNNNNNNNNNNNNNNNNNNNNNNNNNNNNNNNNNNNNNNNNNNNNNNNNNNNNNNNNNNNNNNNNNNNNNNNNNNNNNNNNNNNNNNNNNNNNNNNNNNNNNNNNNNNNNNNNNNNNNNNNNNNNNNNNNNNNNNNNNNNNNNNNNNNNNNNNNNNNNNNNNNNNNNNNNNNNNNNNNNNNNNNNNNNNNNNNNNNNNNNNNNNNNNNNNNNNNNNNNNNNNNNNNNNNNNNNNNNNNNNNNNNNNNNNNNNNNNNNNNNNNNNNNNNNNNNNNNNNNNNNNNNNNNNNNNNNNNNNNNNNNNNNNNNNNNNNNNNNNNNNNNNNNNNNNNNNNNNNNNNNNNNNNNNNNNNNNNNNNNNNNNNNNNNNNNNNNNNNNNNNNNNNNNNNNNNNNNNNNNNNNNNNNNNNNNNNNNNNNNNNNNNNNNNNNNNNNNNNNNNNNNNNNNNNNNNNNNNNNNNNNNNNNNNNNNNNNNNNNNNNNNNNNNNNNNNNNNNNNNNNNNNNNNNNNNNNNNNNNNNNNNNNNNNNNNNNNNNNNNNNNNNNNNNNNNNNNNNNNNNNNNNNNNNNNNNNNNNNNNNNNNNNNNNNNNNNNNNNNNNNNNNNNNNNNNNNNNNNNNNNNNNNNNNNNNNNNNNNNNNNNNNNNNNNNNNNNNNNNNNNNNNNNNNNNNNNNNNNNNNNNNNNNNNNNNNNNNNNNNNNNNNNNNNNNNNNNNNNNNNNNNNNNNNNNNNNNNNNNNNNNNNNNNNNNNNNNNNNNNNNNNNNNNNNNNNNNNNNNNNNNNNNNNNNNNNNNNNNNNNNNNNNNNNNNNNNNNNNNNNNNNNNNNNNNNNNNNNNNNNNNNNNNNNNNNNNNNNNNNNNNNNNNNNNNNNNNNNNNNNNNNNNNNNNNNNNNNNNNNNNNNNNNNNNNNNNNNNNNNNNNNNNNNNNNNNNNNNNNNNNNNNNNNNNNNNNNNNNNNNNNNNNNNNNNNNNNNNNNNNNNNNNNNNNNNNNNNNNNNNNNNNNNNNNNNNNNNNNNNNNNNNNNNNNNNNNNNNNNNNNNNNNNNNNNNNNNNNNNNNNNNNNNNNNNNNNNNNNNNNNNNNNNNNNNNNNNNNNNNNNNNNNNNNNNNNNNNNNNNNNNNNNNNNNNNNNNNNNNNNNNNNNNNNNNNNNNNNNNNNNNNNNNNNNNNNNNNNNNNNNNNNNNNNNNNNNNNNNNNNNNNNNNNNNNNNNNNNNNNNNNNNNNNNNNNNNNNNNNNNNNNNNNNNNNNNNNNNNNNNNNNNNNNNNNNNNNNNNNNNNNNNNNNNNNNNNNNNNNNNNNNNNNNNNNNNNNNNNNNNNNNNNNNNNNNNNNNNNNNNNNNNNNNNNNNNNNNNNNNNNNNNNNNNNNNNNNNNNNNNNNNNNNNNNNNNNNNNNNNNNNNNNNNNNNNNNNNNNNNNNNNNNNNNNNNNNNNNNNNNNNNNNNNNNNNNNNNNNNNNNNNNNNNNNNNNNNNNNNNNNNNNNNNNNNNNNNNNNNNNNNNNNNNNNNNNNNNNNNNNNNNNNNNNNNNNNNNNNNNNNNNNNNNNNNNNNNNNNNNNNNNNNNNNNNNNNNNNNNNNNNNNNNNNNNNNNNNNNNNNNNNNNNNNNNNNNNNNNNNNNNNNNNNNNNNNNNNNNNNNNNNNNNNNNNNNNNNNNNNNNNNNNNNNNNNNNNNNNNNNNNNNNNNNNNNNNNNNNNNNNNNNNNNNNNNNNNNNNNNNNNNNNNNNNNNNNNNNNNNNNNNNNNNNNNNNNNNNNNNNNNNNNNNNNNNNNNNNNNNNNNNNNNNNNNNNNNNNNNNNNNNNNNNNNNNNNNNNNNNNNNNNNNNNNNNNNNNNNNNNNNNNNNNNNNNNNNNNNNNNNNNNNNNNNNNNNNNNNNNNNNNNNNNNNNNNNNNNNNNNNNNNNNNNNNNNNNNNNNNNNNNNNNNNNNNNNNNNNNNNNNNNNNNNNNNNNNNNNNNNNNNNNNNNNNNNNNNNNNNNNNNNNNNNNNNNNNNNNNNNNNNNNNNNNNNNNNNNNNNNNNNNNNNNNNNNNNNNNNNNNNNNNNNNNNNNNNNNNNNNNNNNNNNNNNNNNNNNNNNNNNNNNNNNNNNNNNNNNNNNNNNNNNNNNNNNNNNNNNNNNNNNNNNNNNNNNNNNNNNNNNNNNNNNNNNNNNNNNNNNNNNNNNNNNNNNNNNNNNNNNNNNNNNNNNNNNNNNNNNNNNNNNNNNNNNNNNNNNNNNNNNNNNNNNNNNNNNNNNNNNNNNNNNNNNNNNNNNNNNNNNNNNNNNNNNNNNNNNNNNNNNNNNNNNNNNNNNNNNNNNNNNNNNNNNNNNNNNNNNNNNNNNNNNNNNNNNNNNNNNNNNNNNNNNNNNNNNNNNNNNNNNNNNNNNNNNNNNNNNNNNNNNNNNNNNNNNNNNNNNNNNNNNNNNNNNNNNNNNNNNNNNNNNNNNNNNNNNNNNNNNNNNNNNNNNNNNNNNNNNNNNNNNNNNNNNNNNNNNNNNNNNNNNNNNNNNNNNNNNNNNNNNNNNNNNNNNNNNNNNNNNNNNNNNNNNNNNNNNNNNNNNNNNNNNNNNNNNNNNNNNNNNNNNNNNNNNNNNNNNNNNNNNNNNNNNNNNNNNNNNNNNNNNNNNNNNNNNNNNNNNNNNNNNNNNNNNNNNNNNNNNNNNNNNNNNNNNNNNNNNNNNNNNNNNNNNNtctgacttgcccttcacgcttgcaaccggtccatcagccaagtcttgtcttgatcttctccaccttgatcacatgactcaatgtcatgtctcatgtgcaatgagctccttcatcatcacatgtgtgagctttgcaacatctccaagccattttcaccttcatggcattgtTGCTCACAcaatgtacctgtggactaatcacatgtgtatctcacataaacacaattagtccacctaggttgtcacttaattaccaaaactacacaaggacctttcaaaggcAGGCTGGGAGACGACGACGCTCTGCGCATCAAGCGACCTTGGGGTGGATCATATCCAGGCCTTTGGAAGGCGGATCTGGCGGAGACCGCAGTGGTGGCAGCCTAGCCACCACGTAGAGCCGGTCCGGCCGCACCCTAAACCATAGTCAAGCAACCATAGTCTGGAACTTTTTGAACAAATGATGGACCAAAATCATCGACATCAGATCGTGATTCAGCATTTGATGTATCACTTAACATGCCCTGCCACTGAAAAAGGACAATATAGTAGTAGTTTAGAACAAGAATCCAGAAAAGCAATATAAAGGCGAAGCTGTATTTTAGAATATTACTTTCATCTGTTCCAGCCGAAAGGAGGAGCTGCTTTATTTCTTCCCCTCAGAAACAGGTTTGATTTCCCTCACACATCCAGCTTCCAAATTGTGGATCAGCTAcaaataatataaacaaggacaacatctagataaatatTTTCAGGTAACACAAAACAGTAAATGTCACCTTCAATATATAAGGATCATTCCACCGTCCGAACTTGAGAAGAAGAAATTCTATTAATCATTTAGAGCTTCTCCCATTACGCTTGATCAGACACCGAGTATGCCAACAGCAGGCTGCATAATAATCAAATCGAAGTTGCAGAATAACACCAGCTTGTCATTGGTTATCCATAGCAAAAAAATCTCGAGATCCAATCTGCCCTTTGATCAAACAAGGAAGGAGAATCAAAATTGGCAAGATGGCAGGACATCGAGAAAACAGAAACCAAATTTTCTACCAGAGCAAAAACCGTCGCGTCGTAGGCGGCCAGTAGTAGACGTGGGCGGGCAGCAGGGTTCCTCGGCCGGTCATGGTCGCCGCTAGCGCCCCTGTACGTAGCGCGTGTGATGGTCGGGAGGATGCCGCGTCCAGGCCCTAGGTGCAGCCCGTCGGCGTCGTCCTCGGCGATGTCGCGTCCAGGCCTACAATCTACACGTTGCCGTCGATGTGGCCGGCCGGCAGTAGCCGTGAGCGGCCAGCAGGGTTCCTCGGCCAGCGATAGCGGCCTGGTTGGCGGCGTCCATGGcgcgtttgttttttttttcattttttcggTGATAGGAGGGTTCAATCGTGGGTGGTTTTGCGGTAGACGCGCGTTGAAGCCTTGCGGTGCCGCGCGTTGAAGCCTGATTTGATACAAACAACCATGGCCACATGATTGGGTTGACGCCTCTCAGGGTGATTTGTAGCCCTTGATTTTAATAAAGACGATTTTCTGGGTGCAATTTCTTTGGTGCATATGGTTGGAACCACTCAGCAGGGGGACACTTTTTTGGGTGGACCTAATATAGTTTGGATTGGTCCCTTACAGTAGAGATGGATGACGGTATGTGTATGCTGTATACTGTAATACTAATAAAAGGTGTAAGAATGGGGAATATCTTTAAAACTGTGTTACTCCTACCCTTCTTTTTATGGACCGTCCTGTCAAAATTGGCTGCTCTGTATAGAAATTTATTCATTTGTTAGAAATGTTAGGGAAGAATGTTGGGGTCTTGAGAAGTGATCTAAACTTAGTCTGACTGAGAAAGCAATCCAGCTGGAGAGGAACAAAAGGATCACTCCCTCGATGTGCTTGTATGCTccagatatatatatatcatcCCTGTTCTTATCTTTAACCCCGTGAAATTTCTTGGCTGTGACCTTTCACTATCACGTAACAAGATAAAAAATATCGATAACTGATGATGATATACCTGCTGAACAAAATTGGCGTTTCTCTTGAGTTTCCATTCATTCACTTAGTTTGTACAAGTGTGATTATTAACTGGTGGGCCGGGGCTGATGTAACTAGTCAGTGCTCTTTGGTTAGTCATTAGGAGACTTACTGGTCCTTGTGGCTAGTGAGTGATTTTTTTTCAATAAGAGCATATGATTTCCAAATTCTTCTGATATTTATTTTAATAAAAATGTGTTTCTGCAGCACTTGGAGCAGCCTCTACAGGTGAGGGACCAAGAGACAGTTTGACAGTTTTTGACTGCATGAAAAGAATCAATGGCGCAAGGCCTTCTAAACAAGAAGCAAgtatctaggccttgtttagatcccatcaaagttccaaggttttttactctctctccattacatcaatttttagccgcttgcatggagtattaaatgtaggtacaaaaataactaattacacagtttagttggaaatcacgagatgaatcttttaagcctagttggtccacgattggacaatatttaccaaataagacgaaagtgatactattcatcaagttgaaaaaagttgcaatctaaacatggccctagtTGTGATTGTAGGTGGCATTAGTGGGGTATTTCTTCCCCCTCCTTAACTCGTAGGATGTGTGATTTCGCTACTGGTCTTGTTCTGTTGGCCTTCATGCTTCGGCTAGGAAGACATCATATGGTAGAGATGCGATGCGACACCAAAAGGGATCCGAAACGGTGAAAAGTTTGGGGTTGTCTTGTCTCCTGATGCTGACGTATAGATGACACAGTGCACAGTGACTGCAGGGCCAGCACGCGACCGCGGCGACGACGGGGCCAGCGAGACGCCCGACGCCGCGACTGCGAGTCAGGCGGACGCGACCAGCGCCTCTCCGTCCGTGAGTCCGCAAGCAGGTCTGGTTCTAGTCCTCACACGGTCACTCCTCGCTCCTTTTTCCTCTACATCTTCCTCTGCCGATTGCTGAACTACTGTGCTCCAGGTCCTCAGCCGCGGCCATGGAGGGAGAGaataaaaggagaaaaaaaattcaaaaacaaaATCTCACAAGTGTACAGTACAGCTCCCTGTCGGCTCTGGCTGCCTCCTGCCTGCAAGGCCTCACCTCTCGAGCTGGTTGAACCCAACCAGGCTAGCGGCTCGCCGTTGCCAACCGACCAAAATCACCAAACCCTACTGCCGCCGCCGGGGTCCGATCAGACCGAGCGGAGCGGGATGTCGCTGCCGGTGCTGATGGACGATCTCGTCGACGAGATCATCCTCCGCTTCCCTCCCGAAGAACCGGAGCTTCTCGTTCGCGCCTCCCTTGTCTTCCGCCGCCGGTTCCGCGAGCTCCACCGCGCGCCCCCGATGCTGGGCGTCTTCTACACCCGGGGGTTGGTATCCTCCTTCGTTCCTACCTCCTCCGTCCCAGTCCCCCACGCCATGCGCAGCAATTGGTGTGCAGCCGACTCCCGCCGCGGCCGCGTCGTCCTCCACAGTTTGCCGCCCTGGGGGAACGACCTCCCGATGCGGTCGGCGGGTGACCTCCTTGTCTGGGATCCCATCACGGACGAGCAGTGGCCGCTGCCCAAGTTGCCGGATCAACTTTTTTTCCGGCTACCGTGTAGCTGGACCGCTGCGGTGCTCTGTGCTGCGGCAGATGGCATCTGCGATCACATCGACTGCCACAGCGGAGGCTCCTTCCTCGTGGTCTTCATGTGCACTGCCCCCAGGGAGGCCTTCGCCTGTGTCTACTCATCAGAGACTGGTGCGTGGAGCGAACCGACCTCTACTAAGCTCCGCCGTGCCTGGGTCCGTTTCTCCCCTAGCGTCCTTGTGAGCAATACACTCTACTTTATCTCTGATTACTGTCGGAGGAGTAAGAAAATTCTGGAACATGATATGGAAACACAGGAAACATCTCTGATTCGTCTGCCACGTACAAACTATATGTGCATTGCTCTAGTGAAGATGGTGGATGGTAGGCTGGGATTTACTGGCGTGCATGAGTCCAAACTCTACTTGTTGTCGAGGGAGGCTGGTTCTGAGAAATATGCAGGATGGGCACAAAGCCGAGTAATTGATCTACAGACACTGCTCAGGCCGTTAGGTATCCTGATGGACGTGCTCGCTGTGAATTGTTTCGTGGATGGTGTTGCTGCCATTTTCGCGGGAACAGGTGGTTTCC harbors:
- the LOC136539881 gene encoding uncharacterized protein, which encodes MSLPVLMDDLVDEIILRFPPEEPELLVRASLVFRRRFRELHRAPPMLGVFYTRGLVSSFVPTSSVPVPHAMRSNWCAADSRRGRVVLHSLPPWGNDLPMRSAGDLLVWDPITDEQWPLPKLPDQLFFRLPCSWTAAVLCAAADGICDHIDCHSGGSFLVVFMCTAPREAFACVYSSETGAWSEPTSTKLRRAWETSLIRLPRTNYMCIALVKMVDGRLGFTGVHESKLYLLSREAGSEKYAGWAQSRVIDLQTLLRPLGILMDVLAVNCFVDGVAAIFAGTGGFRFAIDLKSGRITKIGERMGIYNIVPYMSFYTPGTPLLSFVLANIYDKHPS